Genomic segment of Oncorhynchus keta strain PuntledgeMale-10-30-2019 chromosome 12, Oket_V2, whole genome shotgun sequence:
ctggagagagggggagccgaggctggagagaggggggtgagagggaggaggcGTTAAGGATAGAGAAAATAAATCTAGAGAAGATGCGTTGAGGAGAGGGGGTAGgtagagggggtgagtagagaggggtgaggctggagagggcgagtgtagagagggagggagtcttACCTCCCCCCTCCGCTGGTGATGGCGGGAGTGGTCCGTGTAAGCAGGTCTGAGATCTGTGATGACAGCTTGGTCTTGGCTGCCGTCTGTTGTTGAACTCTGACCTCAGCTGCGTCGGCCAGGTGCATCAGAGTCTTCCTCTCAGGGCTCTCTTCAAAGTTCTTACAGCCCACACACTTACAGGTAGACGAGCACATGATCTTGGCCTGGCAGAGAGAGTCTCAATAAATAAGCAGGCGTGACCAAGAACGTGGTGTGCTACTAGAAGGTCGGACCAGAAGCCTGGACCCACCGCTTCAGGGATAAGACTGGCCACACCTGATGTAAAGTGGCGTGCAACATATAATAGAACAGAGTACAACGTTATagtccaccctggacttgaacagtctttacgaccaggtccacctctacaaggcagcaatcCCAACTTTTGCCCGGACCCTGAAGGAAGTCACCCTCAACCgcagcacctcacacaggagcaacagatatCCCACCAAGACACCATCTCAGACCTGCGAGACCCCTTCCAGAAGGACCTGCATCAAGAGAAGCCACGCCAAGAGGACATACACCCAGATCACAGCCCTTACCCCCAACCAGCTGAGACCCCCCCCAACAAACCCTGGCCACACCCTATATGGGCCCCGTCCCCCccaactagttaaataaaggttcaataaaaaaataaaacaactcCTGGAGCTCTgttgcacgctgggtatgtacatagtaaatggtaggcttcgaggagactcctatggtaggtacacctacagctcgtcccttggcagtagtactgtagattacTTTATCACCGACTTCAACccagtctctcagagtgttcagtcatcccactgacacccctatcagcaAAATCATAGTTATGATTGaatattgctctgttcaagtagaggcatcaaagccaaaggaactgcacAATATAACaaaaatgctatagatggaatgAAAGTAGTGTAGAAACCTACCGAAAAAAACCAGAACAATTAGGCAACAGCAAATTTAATTCCTTTTAGATAACTTCCTGGAtaaaacatttcactgtatttagtgaaggtgtaaacttggcagtagaaagcctaaacagtatatttgacatttCAGCTTCCCAAACCTAAAAATTGAGCAGGCAACctaagaaaataaaaaaacaatgacaaatggtttgatgaagaatgcaaaaccTACAAAAGAAAtggagaaacctgtccaaccaaaaacagatgcagaaaacctgagcctacaccttcactatggtgaatcaatGAAACACTACAGAAAAAGGAACATCACGTCAGAAATCAACACAATGTCATTCAAGAATCCATGGAATCTAACCACTTCCGGGAAAATTGGAACAAACACGAAGAGTTAGttaattcagaaagtattcagaccccttcacatgttccacattgttacattacagccatattctaaaatggattaaatacaatcCTCAatcaataacccataatgacaaagcgaaaacaggtttatggactttttttgttgttgcaaaacagaaataccgtatttacataaatatttagaccctttgctttCAGACCTGAAATTGAActtgggtgcatcctgtttccactgatcttccttgagatgtttttataacctgatttggaaaagcacacacatataacatcccacagttgacagtgcatgtcagagcaaaaaccaagccatgaggtggaaggaattgtccatagagctcagagacaggattgtgtcgaggcacagaactggggaagggtacaaaaaaaatgtctgcagcattgatggtccccaagaacacagtggcctcaatcggGGGATTGTTGAAGAAATGAGTCTCCCTCACTTGATTAGAATATTATACGAAAagcaatgctctccatccaacctgacagtgcttgagacgatttgcagaaaagaatgggagaaaccctaaatacaggtgtgccaagcttgtagtgtcatacccaagaagactcaacgctgtaatcgctgccaaagatgcttcaacaaagtactgagtaaagggtctgaatacttacgtaaatgtaatatttccattTAATTTTTTATAagtttgctaaaatttctaaaaacctctttttgctttgtcattatggggtattgtgtgtagattgatgagggggggggggaacaattgaatccattttagaataaggctgtaacgtaacaaaatgtgtaaaaagtcaaggggtctgtatactttcGGAATGCACTGCAACTattcaaaatggagatgtatggataaccacttctccaatccttTTGTTTCTATAACAAAATTCAAACAGCAAAAAACATGTCCATGATCAAATACATATCTTAGAATAAGCTATTAAAGAATACCAGAACCAACTGGACTCTCCAggaacataaaaaaaaaatcaacaacccagtcagtatctgggaaAAAAATACTTGACTCAGTTTTAGAACCACCCATTGCCCTCTACGGTTTGGGTCTGCTCACCAACAAAAAGAATTcactaaatgggacaaacaccaaattgagacactGCATgaagaattctgcaaaaacatcctccATGtccaacgtagaacaccaaataatgaacgcagagcagaattaggccgatatcccctaattatcaaaatccagaaaagagacgttaaattctacaaccacctaaaaaggAAGCCAtttccaaaccttccataacaaagccatcacctacagagagatgaacctggagaagagttccctaagcaagctggtcctgggtctctgtgcacaaacacaaacacaccccacagagccccaggacagcaacacaattagacgcaacaaaatcatgagaaaacaaaaagataattacttgacacattggaaagagttTACAAAAAAAGagaactagaatgctatttggccctaaactgactgacccaaaatgaaggaaagctttgacaatATACAGACAGTAGCATAGCTTTGCTATTCAGAGAGATCGCAGTAGGCACAaagtgctcactgcccacaaaatgaggtggaaactgagctgcacttcctaacctcccaCCAAATGTTTGACCATATTAGACACATATTTCTCTGagattggggtggcaggtagcttagtggttagagcgttggtccagtaactgaaaagttgctggatcgaatccccgacaaggtaaaaatctggtGTTCTGCCctcgaacaaggcagttaacccattgttccccggtaggccatcattgtaaataagaatttgttcttaactgactagttaaataaaaaaaatgtaaaaagattgcacagacccacaaagaatttgaaaataactcatatctactgggtgaaataccagtttgccatcaaagcagcaagatttgtgacctgttgccacaagaaaaggcaaccagtgaagaacaaacaccattgtaaatacaacccatatttctgtttatttattttcccttttgtacatcattacaacactgcacatagccataatatgacatctCCATTGctttgaaacttttgtgagtgtaatgtttacagcTTGTACCATTTCACTTGCttgacacacacagagcgagagcgtgagagcgagcgagagagagacccacCTCGTAACACTCGCAGTAGTTCTTCAGGCAGCCTGAGCGTTTACAGTTGCAGCCTTTGCTGTGTCTGCGGTCCGACTCGCCCTCTTTACCTTTACCGATCTTCGGCTTGAACGCCTCCGGGTTGCGGTCCAGACACGCCTGGGGAAATGATACACTCCTTTTAAAACAACTCTGTACACAAGGAGTCAGATATATTACACAAGGCCAAATCATATCACAAATCAAAGAGTACATTTGTCACACCAAGCTTTTCTTTCACATAAAGGAAGAATAAGGTGAGACAAATAAAGTTGAGTCAAATCTGAGGTCTTGTTCCTCACCTTGATGGCTTTAGCTCGGTCCGTCTCGTGTTCCAGGTTGTTGAAGCAGTTGGTACAGTTACAGTTCTGACAGAACTCCCCGTTGGCAAAACAGTCACAGTACCTGCAGAGAGAGCATTCAGACACAACATAGACAGCTAGAGGTTAGGCCCATCTCAAATGACGTCTACACGTCTAAATACAGGACATTTACTTTTTAAAGCAGGAATCCTTTTAAACATCAATAGTTGAGTAGGTTGAGTTCCCTGTAAGTTATTATAGTACGTACAGTTTGAGACACTGAGATTTGGTGCAGTTACAGGGCTTCCGTGGTCTGAAGGCAGCACCTGATGTTGATAAGCTGTGGGAGAAGGGAATATGCTTATAATTAGTCAGGTCAGTGAGTTTATTTCAACGTTGTCATAACATTTCATATCAAAAGGAATTTAAAACCTTCAAACAAAGGTGCTTTATTGTACTGACTTATTCTACTGACAAGGACTTCTTTGCCATCAAACCACAGATCATACTCCAGCTGGGGATTTCCTGTGTGGTGTTGTGCTTACCCATTGAGAGGCAGTCTGGCCTGAGTCTGGATGCCTGTAGGGGTGGAGAACCCAGAGCTGCTGGCCAGAGTCACATACGCCGACTGCTGgagctggagaagagagagagaagtgagagcacaaacacacacgtttaAAATGCATTCAACACACATTCCAGCCCTGTACCTGTGTGACGTATTGTGCGGGCAGCACGGCGTAGCCCATGTTCCCAGAGCCAGGGGCAGGCGCCAATACGGTACCCGGGGGTAGATTGGTGAGGTTGGGCTGAATCTGGGGTAGAGATGTGGCGGGCATGATCAACCTCTGCTGGGTCTGAGTGGTCAGCACCTGGCCTGACGATGTCAAGGGCTTAGGCACCacctgagagaggaagagaacaaTTAAATGTGTTCAATTACACTCACCTTATTGATAGTGCATGTTGTCGTGGCTGAGTGAAAGTATGATTAGGGGACCAATTCAATCTGTAAGTAAGTAGTGTGTTCGTGTCACGTGTGTTTCACCTGCTTCATTGTCTGTGCTGGGACAATggggacagacatcctgacttgGGTTGTGTTGACCACCATGGGCTTGGCTGTGGAAGGAAAACAGGTCATTATATACCATtgtacatacactatatattTATGGCACTGTTTGGACCTAAAATCCTTTCCCTGCCACTCTGTATGGATGGTGAGTTGGGAGTCTGGCTCCTACCTGTCATGGATGAGTTAGTGATGGGGCTGCCGGCATGTCCCGTGCTGCTGCCCGTGGTGGCAGTGACCAGCCTGACGTAGTGGAAGCGGCTGCCTGGCACCTGGATCTGCTGCACGTTGGATGGGGTGGACAGGGGAAAGATGGTCTTAAATTGGGTGGCGCCCACCCCTCCCACCGTCACAGTCTGCACAGGCTTCATGGTCTGTGAGGAGGGGAGAAAACAGTCAAGATTATTTCCAAGAGCATCAGCAGTAGCATACCTGATGATCAGGGTCTTGGTGGTTAGTTGgctagttgaatcaggtgttccAGTGTTTgaataaaacaaaaaatgtgcAGTTCTGGGGGTCACAGTTGAGAAACACTGTTATAAAAGCTAGTTGTAGCCGCACAGTAGAATGGGTTGAGACTACCTTGGCTGGGGAGGTGGCTGTAGACTGTTGTAATAGTATCTGATGTCCCAGGTGGGCCATGTTGAGAGGCAGAGACACTGACTTCTGAGGGGAGTTGGGGACCTGTGAGGCCACCGACACCACCGTCAGCTGTCACACAAAGAGAAAACAGAATGATATGTTTACTAATACATGTCAATAGCTCCAAGTTGTCATCCAAACACAACATGGGAGAAAACTCAGGGTCCCACTCACTGGCCCAGACATGGTATAGTCTCGAAATGGATTGGGGTCATGCGGGACCTATAGGTTGGCATGCTTTCTCTTTATTTGCAGCTATTAAATATGCTAGATTTGGTTATTATGATATGTATTAAATAGTGGTGTAAtattcactgagtgtacaaaacattaggaacacctgctctttccatgacagactgaccaggtgaatccagttgaaagctatgatcctttattgatgtcacctgttaaatacacttcaatcagtgtagatgaagaggaagaagcaggttaaataaggatgttCAAGCcttaagacatggattgtgtttttGTGCCATTTAGCAGGTGAATGGGAaagaaaatatttaagtgcctttgaatagggtatggtagtaggtgcaccggtttgagtgtgtcaagaa
This window contains:
- the LOC118372716 gene encoding protein lin-54 homolog, whose protein sequence is MDVVSPELNSLLPDEIMDTEAIIMDDDPPAESPAASGQSQPSDDSPVPMETDVPAVPEIVSLCSDAPPTQLTQAGTTSTPTGSTLCSTTSATQLLLTSSTISSSSLTLRPATASTLTSTTPKTTSSLSRVSLTSGGLQKLSAPFTLSANHQIILNKVASSPGADTTRSQGTTTTSTTPGGQQFMVTAIGKSGQPIVLQLPHTGSKSASVQGLGEAKANPQHFKVVTVSSASQVSTLQAQQLKTVQIAKKTQVSSAGPIKFVFTKAVNNKGLTAQTSVSNVITGRVLSTSSPVTPPRTITLSETLGSSNKIAISPLKSPSKLTVVSVASQVPNSPQKSVSLPLNMAHLGHQILLQQSTATSPAKTMKPVQTVTVGGVGATQFKTIFPLSTPSNVQQIQVPGSRFHYVRLVTATTGSSTGHAGSPITNSSMTAKPMVVNTTQVRMSVPIVPAQTMKQVVPKPLTSSGQVLTTQTQQRLIMPATSLPQIQPNLTNLPPGTVLAPAPGSGNMGYAVLPAQYVTQLQQSAYVTLASSSGFSTPTGIQTQARLPLNGLSTSGAAFRPRKPCNCTKSQCLKLYCDCFANGEFCQNCNCTNCFNNLEHETDRAKAIKACLDRNPEAFKPKIGKGKEGESDRRHSKGCNCKRSGCLKNYCECYEAKIMCSSTCKCVGCKNFEESPERKTLMHLADAAEVRVQQQTAAKTKLSSQISDLLTRTTPAITSGGGRMPYTFVTKEVAEVTCECLLEQAEQAELNQQPQATAERMILEEFGRCLMRIISSAGKTDCPSINC